The region CATATGGGTTATCATACATATAAATACTCCTTCTTTAGTTTAGCATGAGTCAATGCTCATCATTGGTTTTATATTTTAATTTCAAAATCATAACTCAGATAAAAGTGAACGTCAAACAGTGGCACTCTCTTTTTATCATTATGACACGTTTTATCTGCAGCTCACCTTGACATCGTCCTGACATCAAAGCATGATATAGTTGAAAAATATAGACTGTGACAGCGATAAATCTTCATTGATTGGGGATGGAGCTATGAAACCGATATTGATTGTCGAAGATGATATGGCCATTAGTCAAGTCTTAAAGGCTTATCTCAAGAAGGCCAAATTCAAACCGATACAAGTATTTGATGGACAAGAAGCCCTAGACAGGTTTAAGGAAGTCAAACCGGTGCTCGTGCTCCTAGATGTCATGCTTCCCAAAAAAGACGGATGGCATGTATTAAAGGAATTGAGAGAAATCAGTACCTGTCCCGTTATCATGCTCACCGCTTTAGGTGATGTGAATGATAGATTAGAGGGGTTAAACAGTGGGGCGGATGATTATATTTCCAAACCTTTTGATGGCGATGAGGTCGTGGCTCGCGTTAAAGCAGTCTTACGACGTTCAGAAAAAGATGAGCATCCCGTCAAAAGCTACGGACAACTAGAAATTGATCATCAGGCCCACCGTGTGAAGTTACATGACGAGGACATTGTCTTAAGACCACGGGATTTGTCCCTGTTCCTTTTTTTAGCCGAGCATCCGAATCAGACGTTCAGCAGAGAACAGCTCATTGAACACGTTTGGGGCTGGGAGTACGAGGGCAGTGATAGAGCCGTTGATTTATCTATTAAGCGTATAAGAAAAGCCTTACAGGATTGGTCCGAGTCAGAGGGAGAGATTAGAACACTACGAGGATTGGGGTATCAGTTTAGTGTCTATACAACCTAACAAGAGGAAAATACCACTCCAGCGTTATTGGACGACACGGTATGTTGTCACGCTGGTGGTGGGGCTTGTGGTCATTGCGATCATTTCTGCTATATGGATTCGTCATCAGACGTTAGAACATCGATTAAATATCATGGAGTTTATGGCTGAAGAAACCGTCCACCGCATGGTGAATATAGAGGAACATAGGGTGCCGCCTGAAGCTGAATTACATCGTGTGCTTCGAGAGAGTGGGCGGTATATGGACATGGACAGTCAGCCGTTTATGTATATTGTCAATACAAAAGGAAATGTCCTGTTCAGCAACTTACCACGTAGTCCGTTGGAGCAACAGATACACCCTGCGATCGTGAATAGTGAAGAGGATATCCAAAGTATGACGATTGAAGAGAGTGGAGAGGCGATTTACATTGTCAAAAAGCCGATAGTAGCCGAGGATTTTCTCATCGGTTGGGTCGTACTGATTGAAACAAAAGCGAACTTAACCAAAGTGAATCAAGAGTATCGGCAGTTATCGATTATGATTATCGGACTGGCCTTGCTAGGGTGGGCTGCTATCTATTTTCTATCTAAGAAATTAGCGAAACCGATTACAGGTGTCGCCCAGGCTGCACAACAGGTCAAAGAAGGTGACTATGATATCGATCTTCCGGAAGACGTGCAAGAGAAGGAAGTCTATGACTTAATCCACTCCTTTAAAGATATGTCTCAAAAACTTAAGCAGTTAGAATCCCTCCGAACAGAACTGTTAGCAGGGGTGACCCATGAATTGAAAACACCCGTTACTTCTATCAGTGGTTTGCTTCAAGCGTTAAATGACGGTGTCGTGGAGGAAGAGGAAGCGAAGGAGTTTCTAGAGATTTCGTTGAAAGAAACGGCGAAAATGAAAAAGATGGTGGAGGATTTATTAGCGTTTAATACTTTCGCTGCCAATGCCATCCCTGTTACAACGGAGCCTCACGCTATTGATAAAGTTCTCCAAGACTTTATCCGTCAATGGGAGGTTGTTCACGAAGAAGAGGCTATTCAAATATCACTGAGCTTATTAAATGAACCTATACAGGTGCGTGTTGATCTCATCCGCTTGCAACAAATGATGACCAATCTTTTGACTAACGCCACTCACGCAATGGACGGTGAAGGCACCATAGATATCACATTGGGTAAGACACAACATAACGTTACAATCGATGTCAGTGATAACGGAATCGGTATCCCAGAGGAGGACCAGCCCTTTATTTTTGAGCGTTTTTACCGCGGAGACAATAAAAAGTTTGAAATTGGTGGATTGGGACTCGGTTTACCTTTTAGTAAAATGGTGGCCCAATCGCTTGGGGGAGATCTGACACTCAAAGATAGTACCTCATCAGGAACCACGTTTCGCATCACCTTACCCATCGCTGAATACGAGGATGACTAGACGATGATCGACCTATTAACGACCTATTTAAAACGGTCGTTTTTTTTTTATGTTTTTTCTTTGCTATGCCTGACATTGTCCTGACACACTCAAAGGTTAAAGTAAGGGTATATAAAAGATGTCGTCATGATAAATCAAGTCAATAAAAAAACAGACAAGGAGTAGATGCGCAATGAGTCGAGACAAACAATCCAAATGGAGCATGGTGTTCACGTCCTTAACGGCCGGTGTGATCGGTTCTATGTTAACCTTTGGTGTCGTTACACAAGGGGGCTACCTTAGTGAGGGAGAAAATTCAAGTGCTCAAAGTGTTCAAGAGGAGAGTGCTGGTACAGAGCAAGAAGCGTCGACAAGCCAGGTGGATGTCGAGCAAGTGTCCGCTTCATCTGAATCTCAAGCAGACATGATTGAGCAAACGTCACAAGCGATTGTGGGTGTCACTCACGTTGCTCAGCAACAACATCCGTTTAACCGTAGGGGAGAAGAAGCACAAAACGGAACAGGGTCGGGCGTCATTTACGAAGTCACAGATGATGCTGCTTATATTGTCACAAACAATCATGTTGTGGAAGGTGCGAACGAGATTGAAGTGTCTTTATATAATGGAGAAGTGGTCACTGCGGATGTCGTCGGAAGTGATCCGCTCACCGATATCGCCGTATTAAAAATTGAAGGAAACTATTCTGTAGAGCCGTTGGCGTTTGGTGACTCTGAATCATTACGTACAGGTGAAAAAGTGCTGGCCATCGGAAATCCACTAGGTTTAAATCTATCCCGAACGGTTACACAAGGTATCGTCAGTGCAGTAGATCGTACAATATCAGTGCCGACCTCGGCCGGGGAATGGGAGCTAGAGGTCATTCAGACGGACGCAGCCATTAATCCTGGAAATAGTGGTGGTGCATTGATTAATGCAGCGGGTGAGCTCGTTGGTATTAATAGCTTAAAAATAGCGAACAATGGCGTGGAAGGGCTTGGCTTTGCCATACCAAGTGATGATGTCGCCAAGATTGTTAAAGAACTGACGAATAAAGGATACGTCGAGCGACCTTATTTAGGGGTAGGCTTAGCGAGTTTGTCTGATATTCCATCCTATTACCTACAGGATGTTCCCTCTGATGTGACTGAAGGTGCCATCGTTGTGTCGGTTGACCCATCGTCAGCGGCAGCCGAAGCGGGGCTTCAACCTGAAGATATTCTCGTGTCCATCGATGATCATGCTATTCAGAACGACAATAGCCTGCGGAAATATTTATATACAGGGTTGTCTGTGGGCGATACTGTTACGCTTGAATTTTATCGTGAAGGTGAGTTACAGACGGTCAATGTCACCTTGGATAGTAATGAACAAACACAACAATA is a window of Caldalkalibacillus salinus DNA encoding:
- a CDS encoding response regulator transcription factor, whose translation is MKPILIVEDDMAISQVLKAYLKKAKFKPIQVFDGQEALDRFKEVKPVLVLLDVMLPKKDGWHVLKELREISTCPVIMLTALGDVNDRLEGLNSGADDYISKPFDGDEVVARVKAVLRRSEKDEHPVKSYGQLEIDHQAHRVKLHDEDIVLRPRDLSLFLFLAEHPNQTFSREQLIEHVWGWEYEGSDRAVDLSIKRIRKALQDWSESEGEIRTLRGLGYQFSVYTT
- a CDS encoding ATP-binding protein produces the protein MSIQPNKRKIPLQRYWTTRYVVTLVVGLVVIAIISAIWIRHQTLEHRLNIMEFMAEETVHRMVNIEEHRVPPEAELHRVLRESGRYMDMDSQPFMYIVNTKGNVLFSNLPRSPLEQQIHPAIVNSEEDIQSMTIEESGEAIYIVKKPIVAEDFLIGWVVLIETKANLTKVNQEYRQLSIMIIGLALLGWAAIYFLSKKLAKPITGVAQAAQQVKEGDYDIDLPEDVQEKEVYDLIHSFKDMSQKLKQLESLRTELLAGVTHELKTPVTSISGLLQALNDGVVEEEEAKEFLEISLKETAKMKKMVEDLLAFNTFAANAIPVTTEPHAIDKVLQDFIRQWEVVHEEEAIQISLSLLNEPIQVRVDLIRLQQMMTNLLTNATHAMDGEGTIDITLGKTQHNVTIDVSDNGIGIPEEDQPFIFERFYRGDNKKFEIGGLGLGLPFSKMVAQSLGGDLTLKDSTSSGTTFRITLPIAEYEDD
- a CDS encoding S1C family serine protease produces the protein MSRDKQSKWSMVFTSLTAGVIGSMLTFGVVTQGGYLSEGENSSAQSVQEESAGTEQEASTSQVDVEQVSASSESQADMIEQTSQAIVGVTHVAQQQHPFNRRGEEAQNGTGSGVIYEVTDDAAYIVTNNHVVEGANEIEVSLYNGEVVTADVVGSDPLTDIAVLKIEGNYSVEPLAFGDSESLRTGEKVLAIGNPLGLNLSRTVTQGIVSAVDRTISVPTSAGEWELEVIQTDAAINPGNSGGALINAAGELVGINSLKIANNGVEGLGFAIPSDDVAKIVKELTNKGYVERPYLGVGLASLSDIPSYYLQDVPSDVTEGAIVVSVDPSSAAAEAGLQPEDILVSIDDHAIQNDNSLRKYLYTGLSVGDTVTLEFYREGELQTVNVTLDSNEQTQQ